One Temnothorax longispinosus isolate EJ_2023e chromosome 8, Tlon_JGU_v1, whole genome shotgun sequence genomic region harbors:
- the LOC139817802 gene encoding lysosomal aspartic protease-like, with amino-acid sequence MPGLGINLDYKDLQYYGTIAIGTPAQKFKILIDIGSSDLWVPSKDCDVSHPACLKHKKFDRTKSTTYVRERTRFNISYHNEKWQEVKLYGQISIDNIMIGPLWVTSQIFGEVLKFPTQFWDQLQCDGVLGIGYSESSLLGTRSVFANMIRQHVVSQPIISIYLNRKYENSPDGGLLILGQPNHAHYVGEFTIQVQNYNFCSKGCQAIVDMGFSKIKGPPQDIAELKRQINVTTDRVPCDDDYISNLAPINFVIGGETFRLSGKDYILKDKPIDIYPVEWILGDVFIRRYYTMLDMENDRLGFALARN; translated from the exons ATGCCGGGGTTGGGTATAAATCTAGATTATAAAGATCTTCAGTACTACGGTACTATCGCAATTGGAACCCCAGCGCAGAAGTTTAAAATACTTATCGATATTGGTTCATCAGATCTCTGGGTACCATCCAAAGACTGCGACGTTAGCCACCCTGCTTGCT TGAAACATAAAAAGTTTGATCGTACAAAGTCCACCACATACGTTCGAGAGAGAACCAGGTTCAATATATCGTACCACAATGAAAAGTGGCAAGAGGTCAAATTGTACGGACAGATATCAATCGATAACATAATG ATTGGTCCCCTTTGGGTTACATCACAAATTTTTGGAGAAGTATTAAAATTCCCGACACAATTTTGGGACCAGTTACAATGTGACGGCGTTCTGGGAATTGGTTATTCCGAATCATCTCTCTTAGGGACGCGTAGTGTCTTTGCAAATATGATTCGTCAACACGTGGTGTCCCAACCAATTATTAGCATCTATCTCAATCG AAAATACGAGAACTCCCCTGACGGCGGTTTACTGATATTAGGCCAACCCAATCATGCCCATTACGTGGGCGAGTTTAC GATTcaagtacaaaattacaacTTTTGCTCGAAAGGCTGTCAAGCTATCGTCGACATGGGCTTCTCTAAAATAAAAGGACCACCGCAGGATATCGCAGAACTTAAGAGACAGATCAATGTTACTACTGATCGG GTGCCATGCGACGAtgattatatttctaatttggCCCCTATCAATTTCGTCATAGGTGGTGAGACGTTTCGACTCTCTGGTAAAGATTACATCCTGAag GATAAGCCGATTGATATTTATCCTGTGGAATGGATTTTGGGCGATGTATTTATTCGCAGATACTACACCATGCTCGACATGGAGAACGACCGACTGGGATTCGCCCTtgcaagaaattaa
- the LOC139817804 gene encoding chymotrypsin-1-like — MRSLKIKDSMKNADGTMSRAEEHRGGYGDPSPYIIDGKYAPIRKFPYQVSLRYNDKHYCGGSIINNCNILTAASCVAGFKDMLYTIKAHVGTNFLNESGDVYDIESVSIHKDYIMGDIRLYDIALVHLETPINYNELVQPINLTTSDENLDGKSCTLSEWDYTTNDEEVSNNLQEIDLSVYPQKKCEKLWGAKNTQICTLTRKGAGMCDGDYYDTGSPLVANGTQIGIISSFLVCEMGMGHPNVDTRVSSFLIWIMANLKN, encoded by the exons ATGAGGTCGTTGAAGATTAAAGATTCCATGAAAAATGCTGATGGGACAATGTCGAGAGCCGAGGAACACCGCGGCGGGTACG GAGATCCATCACCTTATATCATCGATGGAAAGTATGCTCCCATCCGCAAATTTCCGTATCAAGTTTCATTGAGATATAACGATAAACACTATTGCGGTGGATCTATCATCAATAATTGTAACATATTAACCGCAGCAAGTTGTGTCGCAGG ATTTAAAGATATGCTGTATACGATAAAAGCTCATGTCGGAACAAACTTCTTGAACGAATCAGGAGATGTTTATGACATAGAAAGTGTTAGCATCCACAAAGATTACATAATGGGCGACATTCGACTGTATGATATCGCCTTGGTTCATCTTGAAACTCCTATCAATTACAACGAGCTAGTGCAACCGATAAATCTTACGACAAGCGATGAGAATCTCGATGGCAAGTCGTGCACGTTATCCGAATGGGATTATACAACG AATGATGAAGAGGTTTCGAATAACTTGCAAGAAATTGATTTGAGTGTTTATCCGCAAAAAAAGTGCGAGAAGCTATGGGGTGCAAAAAATACTCAAATTTGTACTTTGACAAGAAAAGGAGCAGGAATGTGCGAC GGTGATTACTATGATACTGGAAGCCCTTTAGTAGCCAATGGAACTCAAATTGGAATCATCTCTTCCTTTTTGGTTTGCGAAATGGGAATGGGACATCCAAACGTTGACACAAGAGTATCAAGTTTCCTTATATGGATCAtggcaaatttaaaaaattaa
- the LOC139817944 gene encoding lysosomal aspartic protease-like — MYRLFVTMTVITVINFASINAEVYRIPLYKTSSVGKSSTETVRRLRSDPDQTVSLINYKNLQYCGTIEIGTDPPQTFKILFDTGSAELWVPSKDCDVSQFACSEHNTYDNAMSHTYVPDGEEFSIIYRNERWQSGKLYGHFSIDNVEIGGLMVTSQKFGEVFNFSTNLWDRSQCDGVLGMGYPTLSPFKTPTVFQNMIDQHLVSRPIFSIWLNRNYEDNHVGGELLLGDINPSHYVGEFTYVNVTRQRFWQFEIDKIQVQNYNSCSEGCQAIVDTGFSMIGGPPEAIADIQRQIGVVNEVPCNEISDLPYINFVIGGKTFPLTGQDYMLKVTKRLCVFAFQGVNPINGVEWILGDVFIGRYYTVFDMGNNQVGFALARN, encoded by the exons ATGTATCGGCTCTTTGTGACGATGACGGTAATCACGGTAATCAACTTCGCGTCAATAAATGCGGAGGTTTATAG AATTCCGTTATACAAAACATCATCCGTTGGAAAATCTTCGACGGAGACTGTGAGACGACTTCGTTCGGATCCGGACCAAACCGTatctctaattaattataaaaatctacaGTACTGCGGAACCATCGAAATTGGAACTGATCCACCGCagacatttaaaatacttttcgaCACTGGTTCTGCAGAACTCTGGGTACCATCCAAAGACTGCGACGTTAGCCAATTTGCTTGCT CGGAACATAATACATATGATAATGCCATGTCCCACACATACGTGCCAGACGGAGaagaattttctattatttaccGCAATGAAAGGTGGCAAAGTGGCAAATTGTACGGGCACTTTTCTATCGATAACGTAGAG ATTGGTGGCCTAATGGTTACATCACAGAAGTTCGGAGAAGTATTCAATTTTTCGACAAACTTATGGGACCGGTCACAATGCGACGGCGTTCTGGGGATGGGTTATCCCACCTTATCTCCCTTTAAAACGCCTACTGTCTTCCAAAACATGATTGATCAACACTTGGTGTCTCGACCAATTTTTAGCATCTGGCTAAATCG GAATTACGAGGACAATCACGTAGGCGGTGAACTTCTATTGGGTGACATCAATCCTTCCCATTACGTGGGCGAGTTTACGTATGTGAATGTAACCCGCCAACGATTCTGGCAATTTGAAATTGATAA GATTcaagtacaaaattacaacTCTTGCTCGGAAGGCTGTCAAGCTATCGTAGACACGGGCTTCTCTATGATAGGTGGACCACCGGAGGCTATCGCAGATATTCAGAGACAGATTGGTGTTGTCAATGAG GTGCCCTGCAACGAGATTTCTGACTTGCCCTATATCAATTTTGTCATAGGTGGTAAGACGTTTCCACTCACTGGTCAAGATTATATGTTGAAG GTAACAAAACGCCTTTGCGTGTTCGCCTTCCAAGGTGTTAATCCGATTAATGGTGTAGAGTGGATTTTGGGCGATGTATTTATTGGTCGGTACTACACCGTATTTGACATGGGGAACAACCAAGTGGGATTCGCCCTtgcaagaaattaa